From a single Thioalbus denitrificans genomic region:
- the coq7 gene encoding 2-polyprenyl-3-methyl-6-methoxy-1,4-benzoquinone monooxygenase yields MRHRHYSFPDRLLMELDQGLRTLFGRPRATERTNPAGAVPDAELTEGERSHAAGLMRVDHAGEVCAQALYQGQALTARLPGVRDRMARAAQEENDHLLWCEQRLAELGSHKSWLNPAWYAGSLAIGAFAGWAGDKWSLGFVVETERQVVRHLDDHLAQLPPGDGRSRAILERMREDEARHADTALEAGAAPLPEPVRRLMGLVSRVMTRTAYHL; encoded by the coding sequence ATGAGACACCGCCACTACAGCTTTCCCGACCGCCTGCTGATGGAGCTCGACCAGGGGCTGCGCACCCTGTTCGGCCGCCCGCGCGCCACCGAGCGCACCAATCCCGCCGGCGCCGTTCCCGATGCGGAGCTGACCGAGGGCGAACGGAGCCACGCGGCCGGCCTGATGCGGGTCGACCATGCCGGCGAGGTCTGCGCCCAGGCTCTCTACCAGGGCCAGGCCCTGACCGCCCGGCTGCCGGGGGTCCGCGACCGGATGGCGCGGGCGGCGCAGGAGGAGAACGATCACCTGCTCTGGTGCGAGCAGCGCCTGGCGGAGCTCGGCAGCCACAAGAGCTGGCTCAACCCGGCCTGGTATGCCGGCTCGCTGGCCATCGGCGCCTTCGCCGGCTGGGCCGGGGACAAGTGGAGCCTGGGCTTCGTGGTGGAGACCGAGCGCCAGGTGGTGAGGCACCTCGACGACCACCTGGCCCAGCTGCCGCCCGGCGACGGACGCAGCCGCGCCATCCTGGAACGGATGCGCGAGGACGAGGCCCGCCACGCCGACACCGCCCTGGAAGCCGGTGCGGCCCCCCTGCCCGAGCCCGTGCGCCGCCTCATGGGGCTGGTTTCCAGGGTGATGACCCGCACCGCCTATCATCTCTGA
- a CDS encoding TIGR01212 family radical SAM protein (This family includes YhcC from E. coli K-12, an uncharacterized radical SAM protein.), with product MALSDRVHTLGQDLLRRYGERVHKLAINAGFTCPNRDGSKGRGGCTFCNNVSFSPNARQEPAIAAQLAAGRAVLARRTGARRFIAYFQAYTNTYDEVDRLARLYGEALAEPDVVGLSVGTRPDCVPDAVLDLLAGYQAEGREVWLELGLQSAFDETLARVNRGHGFAEYRQAVRAAQLRGLKVCTHLIVGLPGESGWHAHQTLERVLELGVEGLKLHPLHVVRNTLLAHQWRRGGYRPLALEEYVAIAADLVERTPPEVVWHRLTGTASRDILLAPGWCARKWAVLNAVEAELARRDSRQGAALVPGHVRHGGLARAGN from the coding sequence GTGGCGCTGTCGGATCGCGTGCACACCCTGGGTCAGGACCTGCTGCGCCGCTACGGCGAGCGGGTGCACAAGCTCGCCATCAACGCCGGCTTCACCTGCCCCAACCGGGACGGCAGCAAGGGCCGCGGCGGCTGCACGTTCTGCAACAACGTCTCCTTCAGCCCCAACGCCCGGCAGGAGCCGGCCATCGCCGCCCAGCTGGCGGCGGGACGGGCGGTGCTGGCGAGGCGCACCGGGGCCCGGCGGTTCATCGCCTACTTCCAGGCCTACACCAACACCTACGACGAGGTGGATCGGCTGGCCCGGCTCTACGGCGAGGCGCTGGCGGAGCCGGACGTGGTGGGGCTGTCGGTGGGAACCCGGCCCGACTGCGTCCCCGACGCGGTCCTGGACCTGCTCGCCGGCTACCAGGCCGAGGGACGGGAGGTGTGGCTGGAGCTGGGGCTGCAGTCGGCCTTCGACGAGACCCTGGCGCGGGTGAACCGGGGTCACGGCTTCGCGGAATACCGCCAGGCGGTGCGGGCCGCCCAGCTGCGCGGCCTGAAGGTCTGCACCCATCTCATCGTGGGGCTGCCCGGCGAGAGCGGCTGGCACGCGCACCAGACCCTGGAGCGGGTCCTGGAGCTGGGGGTGGAAGGGCTCAAGCTGCACCCCCTGCACGTGGTGAGGAACACCCTGCTGGCGCACCAGTGGCGCCGGGGGGGCTACCGGCCGCTGGCGCTGGAGGAGTATGTCGCCATCGCCGCCGACCTGGTGGAGCGGACCCCGCCGGAGGTGGTCTGGCACCGGCTCACGGGCACCGCCTCGCGGGACATCCTCCTGGCCCCCGGGTGGTGCGCCCGCAAGTGGGCGGTGCTGAACGCCGTCGAGGCGGAGCTGGCCCGGCGCGACAGCCGCCAGGGCGCGGCCCTGGTCCCGGGGCATGTCCGCCACGGCGGACTGGCCCGGGCCGGTAACTGA
- the ubiV gene encoding ubiquinone anaerobic biosynthesis protein UbiV, with translation MKSPKLSLGPILYYWPREQVFDFYAEAAEWPVDIVYLGEAICSKRRLVRTEDWLELAQRLEAAGKTAVLSTLTLLEAESELISLRRICSDGRFMVEANDLGAVNLLEGRPFVTGPSVNVYNQRTLARLAALGLKRWVLPVELSRDTLAEMQAARPEGVETEVFAWGRLPLAYSARCFTARAHNLPKDDCQYRCLDYPDGLTLSTQEDQRFLALNGIQTQSAQTFSLLGQLPDLQRLAVDVLRISPQSRGTGQVVAAFRECLEGRRDPVQAAAALEALMPAGPCDGYWFGESGMVAHGGGAV, from the coding sequence ATGAAATCTCCCAAGCTTTCACTCGGCCCCATCCTCTACTACTGGCCCCGCGAGCAGGTGTTCGACTTCTATGCCGAGGCGGCGGAGTGGCCGGTGGACATCGTCTACCTGGGCGAGGCGATCTGCTCCAAGCGTCGCCTGGTGCGCACGGAGGACTGGCTGGAGCTGGCGCAGCGGCTGGAGGCGGCCGGCAAGACGGCGGTGCTCTCCACCCTGACGCTGCTGGAGGCGGAGTCGGAGCTCATCAGTCTGCGCCGTATCTGCAGCGACGGCCGGTTCATGGTGGAGGCCAACGACCTGGGCGCGGTGAATCTGCTGGAGGGGCGGCCCTTCGTTACCGGTCCGTCGGTGAACGTCTACAATCAGCGCACCCTGGCGCGGTTGGCGGCCCTGGGCCTGAAACGCTGGGTGCTGCCGGTGGAGCTCTCCCGGGACACCCTGGCGGAGATGCAGGCGGCCCGCCCGGAAGGGGTGGAGACGGAGGTGTTCGCCTGGGGGCGGCTGCCCCTGGCCTACTCGGCCCGCTGCTTCACCGCGCGGGCCCACAACCTGCCCAAGGACGACTGCCAGTACCGCTGCCTCGACTACCCCGACGGACTGACCCTCTCCACCCAGGAGGACCAGCGCTTCCTCGCCCTCAACGGCATCCAGACCCAGTCGGCCCAGACCTTCAGTCTCCTGGGGCAGCTGCCGGATCTGCAGCGCCTGGCCGTGGACGTGCTGCGCATCAGCCCCCAGTCACGGGGCACCGGGCAGGTGGTGGCCGCCTTCCGGGAGTGCCTGGAGGGGCGGCGCGATCCGGTGCAGGCCGCCGCCGCGCTGGAGGCGCTGATGCCGGCCGGGCCCTGTGACGGGTACTGGTTCGGGGAGTCGGGGATGGTCGCCCATGGGGGCGGGGCGGTCTAG
- a CDS encoding ankyrin repeat domain-containing protein — MRPWNVMLLALALVLPGAAGAQDESGDPLGIALRDAAFIGDIDEVRDLVDRGADINGKNKFGKTALMRAAEEGNVRVVAYLVRRGADVNARTVAGCTALTFSAEFNHPGVAALLLHHGANVHDRTRSGWDSLMIAARQGHELLVRQLIFMGADTGARDKDGQTALMGAAAKGHVDVVRALLAGRAEPNSRDHNGATALFLAAENGHPEVVGTLLEGGADATLLDNDGASALIWAASRGHADVMELLVAAGAPAGLADENGVTPLMEAARHGHLEAVQLLLRLGVPTGNRDHSGHTALDLAARAGHDAVANLLRNAPAATR, encoded by the coding sequence ATGAGACCATGGAACGTCATGCTGCTCGCGCTTGCGCTCGTCCTGCCGGGCGCGGCGGGTGCCCAGGACGAATCCGGCGACCCGCTGGGCATCGCGCTGCGGGACGCCGCCTTCATCGGCGATATCGACGAGGTGCGCGACCTGGTGGACCGCGGCGCCGATATCAACGGCAAGAACAAGTTCGGCAAGACCGCGCTGATGCGCGCCGCCGAGGAGGGCAACGTGCGCGTGGTGGCCTACCTGGTGAGGCGCGGCGCCGATGTCAACGCCCGCACCGTCGCCGGCTGCACCGCGCTCACCTTCTCCGCGGAGTTCAACCACCCCGGCGTGGCCGCCCTGCTCCTGCACCATGGGGCCAATGTCCACGACCGCACCCGCTCCGGCTGGGATTCGCTGATGATCGCCGCCCGCCAGGGCCACGAGCTGCTGGTCCGGCAGCTCATCTTCATGGGTGCCGACACGGGGGCCCGGGACAAGGACGGCCAGACGGCCCTGATGGGGGCCGCCGCCAAGGGGCACGTGGATGTGGTCCGCGCCCTGCTCGCCGGCCGCGCCGAACCCAACAGCCGTGATCACAATGGCGCCACCGCCCTGTTCCTGGCGGCGGAGAACGGCCATCCCGAGGTGGTCGGCACCCTCCTCGAGGGCGGCGCCGACGCCACCCTGCTCGACAACGACGGCGCCAGCGCCCTCATCTGGGCCGCCAGCCGCGGCCACGCCGATGTCATGGAACTCCTGGTCGCCGCGGGCGCCCCGGCGGGACTGGCCGACGAGAACGGCGTCACGCCGCTCATGGAGGCGGCGCGGCACGGCCACCTGGAGGCGGTGCAACTGCTGCTGCGCCTCGGCGTGCCCACCGGAAACCGGGATCACAGCGGCCACACGGCGCTCGATCTCGCCGCGCGCGCCGGGCACGACGCGGTGGCGAACCTCCTGCGCAACGCCCCTGCGGCCACCCGCTAG
- a CDS encoding FCSD flavin-binding domain-containing protein: protein MSKFNRRDFIKLTGSAAVAGMVVGFPQIVGAAGKKVVIVGGGIGGTTAAKYIRMADSSVEVTLVEPNADYHTCFMSNEVLAGERSIDSIRFTYDGLKGHGVNVVKDSVTAIDPAARTVTTAGGQTLSYDRCIVAPGISLLYDSVPGYSAEVAETVPHAWKAGPQTVTLRKQLEAMPDGGTVVIVAPPNPFRCPPGPYERASLIAHYLKNNKPKSKVLILDPKDKFSKQGLFTAGWKKFYGYGTDNSMIEWISGAAGGKVESFDAGSMTLQAAVESYKGDVINIIPAQRAGTIAQTAGLTDDSGWCPVNPKTFESTVHAGIHVVGDASIASPLPKSGYAANSEAKVCAAAVVDLLNGKEPGQPSYVNTCYSIVGKDHGISVAAVYRLGDDGKIASVEGAGGLTPGDASEEMLKREVTFAHSWFNNITHDTFG from the coding sequence ATGAGCAAATTCAATCGTCGTGATTTCATCAAACTCACCGGCAGTGCCGCCGTGGCCGGCATGGTGGTGGGGTTTCCGCAGATCGTGGGCGCCGCCGGCAAGAAGGTGGTCATCGTGGGTGGCGGCATCGGTGGCACCACCGCGGCCAAGTACATCCGCATGGCCGACTCCAGCGTCGAGGTGACCCTGGTCGAGCCCAATGCCGACTACCACACCTGCTTCATGAGCAACGAGGTGCTGGCCGGGGAGCGCAGCATCGACTCCATCCGCTTCACCTATGACGGCCTGAAGGGCCACGGCGTGAACGTGGTCAAGGATTCGGTCACCGCCATCGACCCGGCCGCCCGGACCGTGACCACCGCCGGCGGCCAGACCCTGAGCTACGATCGCTGCATCGTGGCTCCCGGCATCAGCCTGCTCTACGACAGCGTGCCCGGCTACAGCGCCGAGGTGGCCGAGACCGTCCCCCACGCCTGGAAGGCCGGTCCGCAGACCGTCACCCTGCGCAAGCAGCTGGAAGCCATGCCCGACGGCGGCACCGTGGTCATCGTCGCCCCGCCGAATCCCTTCCGCTGCCCCCCCGGGCCCTACGAGCGGGCCAGCCTCATCGCCCACTACCTGAAGAACAACAAGCCGAAGTCGAAGGTGCTCATCCTCGACCCGAAGGACAAGTTCTCCAAGCAGGGGCTGTTCACCGCGGGCTGGAAGAAGTTCTACGGCTACGGCACCGACAACTCCATGATCGAATGGATCTCCGGCGCCGCCGGCGGCAAGGTGGAGTCCTTCGATGCCGGCAGCATGACCCTGCAGGCGGCCGTGGAGAGCTACAAGGGTGATGTCATCAACATCATTCCGGCCCAGCGGGCGGGCACCATCGCCCAGACCGCCGGGCTCACGGACGACTCCGGCTGGTGCCCGGTGAACCCGAAGACCTTCGAGTCCACCGTCCATGCCGGGATCCACGTAGTGGGTGACGCCAGCATCGCCTCCCCGCTGCCCAAGTCGGGCTACGCCGCCAACTCCGAGGCCAAGGTCTGCGCCGCGGCGGTGGTGGACCTGCTCAATGGCAAGGAGCCGGGCCAGCCCTCCTACGTGAATACCTGCTACAGCATCGTGGGCAAGGATCACGGCATCTCGGTGGCCGCCGTCTACCGCCTCGGCGACGACGGCAAGATCGCCTCCGTGGAAGGCGCCGGCGGGCTGACCCCGGGCGACGCCTCCGAGGAGATGCTCAAGCGCGAGGTCACCTTCGCCCACAGCTGGTTCAACAACATCACCCACGACACCTTCGGCTGA
- the ubiU gene encoding ubiquinone anaerobic biosynthesis protein UbiU — protein MELVCPAGNLPSLKAAVDNGADAVYMGFRDDTNARHFAGLNFTPEKMHEGIRYARQRGRRVFLALNTFPQPGGWDRWRAAVDRAAELGVDALIIADLGVLDYAAERWPELARHLSVQGSATNYEALRFYQRHFGIRRVVVPRVLSLPQVAHLVENSPVEVEVFGFGSLCVMVEGRCLLSSYATGQSPNTYGACSPAHAVEWREIGQGLETRLGGVLIERYGEGENAGYPTLCKGRFRVGQDTFHAIEEPTSLNTLELLPQLVAAGVAAVKIEGRQRSPAYVAQVTRVWRAAMDACARDPERYHSRPEWDAELARVSEGAQTTLGAYHRPWQ, from the coding sequence ATGGAACTCGTCTGCCCCGCCGGCAATCTGCCGTCCCTGAAGGCCGCCGTGGACAACGGCGCCGATGCCGTCTACATGGGCTTCCGGGACGATACCAACGCGCGCCACTTCGCCGGGCTGAATTTCACGCCCGAGAAGATGCACGAGGGCATCCGCTACGCCCGCCAGCGCGGTCGGCGGGTGTTCCTGGCCCTGAACACCTTTCCCCAGCCCGGCGGCTGGGACCGCTGGCGGGCGGCGGTGGACCGGGCCGCCGAGCTGGGCGTGGACGCCCTCATCATCGCTGACCTCGGGGTGCTGGACTATGCCGCCGAGCGCTGGCCGGAGCTCGCCCGCCACCTCTCCGTGCAGGGCTCGGCCACCAACTACGAGGCGCTGCGTTTCTATCAGCGCCATTTCGGCATCCGCCGGGTGGTGGTGCCGCGGGTGCTGTCCCTGCCCCAGGTGGCGCACCTGGTGGAGAACAGCCCGGTGGAGGTGGAGGTATTCGGCTTCGGCAGCCTGTGCGTGATGGTGGAGGGGCGCTGCCTGCTCTCCTCCTACGCCACCGGCCAGTCGCCCAACACCTACGGCGCCTGCTCCCCGGCCCACGCGGTGGAGTGGCGGGAGATCGGCCAGGGCCTCGAGACCCGCCTCGGCGGGGTGCTGATCGAGCGCTACGGGGAGGGCGAGAACGCGGGCTATCCCACCCTCTGCAAGGGTCGCTTCCGGGTCGGACAGGACACCTTCCATGCCATCGAGGAGCCCACCAGCCTCAACACCCTGGAGCTGCTGCCGCAGCTGGTGGCCGCCGGCGTGGCGGCGGTGAAGATCGAGGGGCGCCAGCGCAGCCCGGCCTACGTGGCCCAGGTGACGCGGGTCTGGCGCGCCGCCATGGACGCCTGTGCCCGCGACCCGGAGCGCTACCACAGCCGCCCCGAGTGGGATGCCGAGCTGGCGCGGGTGTCCGAGGGCGCGCAGACCACCCTCGGCGCCTACCACCGCCCGTGGCAGTGA
- a CDS encoding NapC/NirT family cytochrome c produces the protein MAEPNSPIEKRRTFTFTRKRLLVVALLAFLAGALFFGGFMTVLEATNRTEFCVSCHSMQTNFEEFKETPHYLGRVGATVGCADCHVPKPFFPKMKAKILAAKDIYHEIIGTIDTPEKYEAHRWDMASRVWAKMKASNSRECRNCHAFERMDLSLQGRSARSKHEKALDEGQTCIDCHTGIAHEEPLEPDEPAAAGN, from the coding sequence ATGGCTGAACCCAACAGCCCGATCGAGAAACGCCGTACGTTTACCTTCACCCGCAAGCGCCTGCTGGTCGTCGCACTCCTGGCGTTCCTGGCCGGGGCCCTGTTCTTCGGCGGCTTCATGACCGTACTGGAAGCCACCAACCGGACCGAGTTCTGCGTCTCCTGCCACTCCATGCAGACCAATTTCGAGGAGTTCAAGGAGACCCCCCACTACCTGGGCCGGGTGGGCGCCACGGTCGGCTGCGCCGACTGCCATGTTCCGAAGCCCTTCTTTCCCAAGATGAAGGCGAAGATCCTCGCGGCGAAGGACATCTACCACGAGATCATCGGCACCATCGACACGCCCGAGAAGTACGAGGCCCACCGCTGGGACATGGCCTCCCGGGTGTGGGCGAAGATGAAGGCATCCAACTCGCGCGAATGCCGCAACTGCCACGCCTTCGAGCGGATGGACCTCAGCCTCCAGGGGCGCTCGGCCCGCAGCAAGCATGAAAAGGCGCTCGACGAGGGCCAGACCTGCATCGACTGCCATACGGGCATCGCCCACGAGGAGCCACTGGAGCCCGACGAGCCCGCGGCCGCCGGCAACTGA
- a CDS encoding histone deacetylase family protein — MPTAFITHDDCQLHDMGEIHPECPGRLGAIQDQLLASGIHGVLYHHDASEATREQLLRVHTPGYLAMLDAQSPRNSTVQIDRDTILTPHTLRAARLAAGAVIKAVDLVMAGVVQNAFCAVRPPGHHAERSKAMGFCFYNNVAVGAAHALEIHELERVAVIDFDVHHGNGTEDIFQHDPRVMLCSTFQHPLFPYSGHEPTGRNIISCPLPPGASGARFREAVMDVWLPNLEIFRPEMIFISAGFDAHRDDDMADLRLTEPDYAWVTRQLLQLAETHAGGRVVSTLEGGYELHALGRSVTAHLKELSGV; from the coding sequence ATGCCCACCGCCTTCATCACCCATGACGACTGCCAGCTCCACGACATGGGCGAGATCCACCCCGAGTGCCCCGGCCGCCTGGGCGCCATCCAGGACCAGCTGCTGGCTTCCGGCATCCACGGCGTGCTGTACCATCACGATGCCTCCGAGGCCACCCGGGAGCAGCTGCTGCGGGTGCACACCCCGGGCTACCTGGCCATGCTCGACGCCCAGTCGCCGCGCAACAGCACGGTACAGATCGACCGCGACACCATCCTCACCCCCCACACCCTGCGGGCCGCGCGGCTGGCGGCGGGCGCGGTGATCAAGGCGGTGGACCTGGTCATGGCCGGCGTGGTCCAGAACGCCTTCTGCGCCGTGCGGCCACCCGGCCACCATGCCGAGCGCAGCAAGGCCATGGGCTTCTGCTTCTACAACAACGTCGCCGTGGGCGCCGCCCATGCCCTTGAGATCCACGAACTGGAGCGGGTGGCCGTCATCGACTTCGACGTCCATCACGGCAACGGCACCGAGGATATCTTCCAGCACGACCCGCGGGTGATGCTCTGCTCCACCTTCCAGCACCCCCTGTTCCCCTACAGCGGCCACGAGCCCACCGGGCGCAACATCATCAGCTGCCCCCTGCCACCCGGCGCCTCGGGGGCCAGGTTCCGCGAGGCGGTCATGGACGTGTGGCTGCCGAACCTGGAGATTTTCCGCCCCGAGATGATCTTCATCTCCGCCGGCTTCGACGCCCATCGTGACGACGACATGGCGGACCTGCGCCTGACCGAACCCGACTACGCCTGGGTCACCCGCCAACTGCTGCAACTGGCCGAGACCCATGCCGGGGGCCGCGTGGTCTCCACCCTCGAGGGCGGCTACGAGCTCCACGCGCTCGGCCGCAGCGTGACCGCGCACCTGAAGGAGCTGTCCGGGGTCTGA
- a CDS encoding TauD/TfdA family dioxygenase, translating into MNPDSTSHFDLHQPDAYRAWRDRKLADHPVRLEELVVEVRDPRSLTAAEHDALLERCRRANMAVYASRCGADPDKSIPAALGRQFGLLHLDHNWLADEDAITPLAVSRTGARPGYIPYTDRPIRWHTDGYYNPPGRQVRGLLLHCVHPAARGGGNALLDPEIAYIHLRDCDPAYIAALMHPQAMSIPAREENGAVARAEVTGPVFSLTPEGALHMRYTARRHNIRWRDEAVLREAVACLERLLASDHPAIFRARLESGMGLLSNNVLHDRAGFEDLPGHPPRLLYRARYHERVRGTAGSART; encoded by the coding sequence ATGAACCCCGACTCCACCAGCCACTTCGACCTCCATCAACCCGACGCCTACCGTGCCTGGCGGGATCGCAAGCTCGCCGACCACCCGGTCCGGCTGGAGGAGCTGGTGGTGGAGGTGCGCGATCCGCGCAGCCTCACCGCCGCCGAGCACGACGCCCTGCTGGAACGCTGCCGCCGGGCCAACATGGCCGTCTACGCGAGCCGCTGCGGCGCCGATCCGGACAAGTCCATACCCGCGGCGCTGGGCCGGCAGTTCGGCCTGCTCCACCTCGATCACAACTGGCTCGCCGACGAGGACGCCATCACCCCGCTCGCCGTCAGCCGGACCGGGGCGCGGCCGGGCTACATCCCCTACACCGATCGCCCCATCCGCTGGCACACCGACGGCTACTACAACCCGCCCGGCCGCCAGGTGCGCGGCCTGCTGCTGCACTGCGTGCATCCCGCCGCCCGGGGCGGCGGAAACGCGCTGCTGGACCCGGAGATCGCCTACATCCACCTGCGCGACTGCGACCCCGCCTACATCGCGGCGCTCATGCATCCGCAGGCCATGTCCATACCGGCCCGCGAGGAGAACGGAGCGGTGGCCCGCGCCGAGGTCACCGGGCCGGTCTTCTCCCTCACCCCGGAGGGGGCGCTCCACATGCGCTACACCGCCCGCCGCCACAACATCCGCTGGCGCGACGAGGCGGTGCTGCGCGAGGCCGTCGCCTGCCTCGAACGCCTCCTCGCCAGCGACCACCCGGCCATTTTCCGCGCCCGGCTGGAGTCGGGTATGGGGCTGCTGAGCAACAACGTGCTCCACGATCGGGCCGGCTTCGAGGATCTCCCCGGCCACCCGCCCCGCCTGCTCTACCGCGCCCGCTACCACGAACGCGTGCGCGGCACCGCCGGATCCGCCCGGACCTGA
- the moaA gene encoding GTP 3',8-cyclase MoaA, translated as MDTPLLDPFGRRVEYLRLSLTDRCDLRCFYCMPKGFSDYETPEHWLTAGEIERVTGAFARLGVRRVRLTGGEPLLRRDLPRIAGRLAALPGIEDLSLSTNGMRLARLAAPLRRAGVTRLNVSLDTLRADRFHDITGGGQLRRVLEGLDAARRAGFEPIKINMVAMRGINLDEVEAMVAFCLDNGFTLRFIETMPVGATGSAAGAHYVDLGEVRERLERHYRLLPAVMNGGGPARYVQVEGTDLRIGFITPLSQHFCDTCNRVRLGVDGTLYLCLGQDHRVELRPLLRAGADDAELRSAVAAAIARKPERHTFNETPGQVVRFMSQTGG; from the coding sequence ATGGATACGCCACTGCTCGATCCCTTTGGACGCCGCGTCGAGTACCTGCGCCTGTCACTGACGGACCGCTGCGACCTGCGCTGCTTCTACTGCATGCCGAAGGGGTTCTCCGACTACGAGACGCCGGAGCACTGGCTGACCGCCGGGGAGATCGAGCGGGTGACGGGCGCCTTCGCCCGACTGGGCGTGCGCCGGGTCCGCCTCACCGGCGGCGAACCGCTCCTGCGCCGCGACCTGCCGCGGATTGCCGGCCGCCTCGCCGCCCTGCCGGGTATCGAGGACCTTTCCCTGAGCACCAACGGCATGCGGCTGGCGCGGCTGGCCGCCCCCCTCCGCCGTGCGGGCGTGACCCGCCTGAACGTGAGCCTCGACACCCTGCGCGCGGATCGCTTCCACGACATCACCGGCGGCGGGCAGCTGCGGCGGGTGCTGGAGGGGCTCGACGCCGCCCGTCGGGCCGGCTTCGAACCCATCAAGATCAACATGGTGGCGATGCGCGGCATCAACCTCGACGAGGTGGAGGCCATGGTGGCCTTCTGCCTCGACAACGGTTTCACCCTGCGCTTCATCGAAACCATGCCGGTAGGCGCCACCGGCAGCGCGGCAGGCGCCCACTACGTGGATCTCGGGGAGGTGCGCGAGCGCCTCGAACGCCACTACCGGCTGCTGCCGGCGGTGATGAACGGCGGCGGACCGGCCCGCTACGTGCAGGTGGAGGGCACCGATCTCCGCATCGGCTTCATCACCCCCCTGTCCCAGCACTTCTGCGACACCTGCAACCGCGTCCGCCTGGGAGTGGACGGCACCCTCTACCTGTGCCTGGGCCAGGACCACCGGGTGGAGCTGCGCCCGCTGCTGCGCGCCGGCGCGGACGACGCGGAACTGCGCTCGGCCGTGGCCGCGGCCATCGCCCGCAAGCCCGAACGCCACACCTTCAACGAGACCCCCGGCCAGGTGGTCCGCTTCATGTCCCAGACCGGCGGCTGA
- a CDS encoding c-type cytochrome, with the protein MGYKAISSLLLLGGLAFGATAQAADMPSGQMLGNTCAGCHGTNGSSMGPATPTIAGITPEYFVDTMTSYKNGERESTIMTRIAKGYTDEEIKAMADFFSDKPFLRQAQAHDAEKADFGRKLHKKYCEKCHEDGGTKADEGGILAGQWMTYLDYALDDFANERRETPKKMRRQMEKLQADQGEAGVEALVNYYGSQK; encoded by the coding sequence ATGGGGTACAAAGCCATCAGCAGCCTGCTACTGCTCGGAGGGCTGGCGTTCGGCGCCACGGCCCAGGCGGCCGACATGCCGTCCGGACAGATGCTGGGCAACACCTGCGCCGGGTGCCACGGCACCAACGGCTCCAGCATGGGGCCCGCCACTCCCACCATCGCCGGGATCACCCCGGAGTACTTCGTGGACACGATGACGTCCTACAAGAACGGTGAGCGGGAATCCACCATCATGACCCGTATCGCCAAGGGCTACACCGACGAGGAGATCAAGGCCATGGCCGATTTCTTCTCCGACAAGCCCTTCCTGCGCCAGGCCCAGGCCCACGATGCCGAAAAGGCGGATTTCGGCCGCAAGCTGCACAAGAAGTACTGTGAGAAGTGCCACGAGGACGGCGGCACGAAGGCCGACGAGGGCGGCATCCTGGCCGGTCAGTGGATGACCTACCTCGACTATGCGCTCGACGACTTCGCCAACGAACGCCGCGAGACGCCGAAGAAAATGCGGCGCCAGATGGAGAAGCTGCAGGCCGATCAGGGCGAAGCCGGTGTCGAGGCCCTGGTCAACTACTACGGCAGCCAGAAGTGA
- a CDS encoding secondary thiamine-phosphate synthase enzyme YjbQ, whose translation MITHLSVSARGQGLVEFTGQVEAAVRESGIREGLCTLFLQHTSASLIIQENADPSARRDLERWLDRLVPEGDALYSHTLEGADDMPAHIKAVLTAVSLSIPVTGGRLALGTWQGVYLWEHRHAAGPRRVVVHIGE comes from the coding sequence ATGATAACCCATCTGAGCGTCAGCGCGCGGGGCCAGGGACTGGTGGAGTTCACCGGCCAGGTGGAGGCGGCCGTGCGCGAATCGGGCATCCGCGAGGGGCTCTGCACCCTGTTCCTGCAGCACACCTCCGCCAGCCTGATCATCCAGGAGAACGCCGACCCCTCGGCCCGTCGCGATCTCGAGCGCTGGCTCGACCGCCTGGTGCCGGAGGGGGACGCCCTCTACAGCCATACCCTCGAGGGCGCCGACGACATGCCCGCCCACATCAAGGCCGTCCTCACCGCCGTCAGCCTCTCCATCCCCGTCACCGGCGGCCGCCTGGCGCTCGGCACCTGGCAGGGCGTCTACCTCTGGGAGCACCGCCACGCCGCCGGCCCGCGCCGGGTGGTGGTGCACATCGGGGAGTGA